A single Lysinibacter sp. HNR DNA region contains:
- a CDS encoding Gfo/Idh/MocA family oxidoreductase: protein MTANPRIALIGAGNMGRLHARVISQSNSAELTYIIDPRESVGHHVAESYNTTWLPELPGLKNIDAVVIAAATEAHYELAKQVLEQDTALLIEKPIADSLANTQEIITLADTRDLPLMCGLLERYNPAVMTAQALLHEPLHIVATRHSPYTPRIRTGVAWDLLVHDVDLSIQIMQDEPSLIDSRLGFYHPDSLQNAEDVAETLLGFEHGGLARISASRIGQKKTRELSIYEQERLIEVDLLRRGITVYRHVSGTDVDKGLGYRQQTIIEIPELVSSEEPLTAQFNQFLRVLNDSEEASRERKTLLPAHQVVEQVTRQRPNSTK from the coding sequence GTGACCGCGAACCCACGCATCGCACTCATCGGAGCCGGAAATATGGGGCGTCTTCACGCCCGTGTTATCAGCCAGTCAAACAGTGCTGAGCTAACCTACATTATTGACCCACGCGAATCAGTCGGGCACCATGTCGCGGAAAGCTACAACACCACCTGGCTTCCCGAACTCCCAGGCCTCAAGAACATCGACGCTGTGGTCATCGCTGCCGCGACAGAGGCTCACTACGAACTCGCCAAACAGGTTCTCGAGCAAGATACTGCCCTGCTCATCGAGAAGCCCATCGCCGATAGTCTGGCTAACACGCAAGAAATTATCACCCTTGCTGATACCCGTGATCTCCCCCTCATGTGCGGACTACTTGAGCGCTATAACCCTGCCGTCATGACAGCCCAAGCGCTCCTTCACGAACCCCTACACATTGTTGCGACTCGGCACTCACCATACACTCCTCGCATCAGAACAGGTGTTGCCTGGGATTTGCTAGTGCACGATGTGGACCTCTCTATTCAGATCATGCAGGATGAGCCCAGCCTGATTGACTCACGTCTTGGCTTCTATCATCCAGATTCGCTACAGAATGCGGAAGATGTCGCAGAAACTCTCTTGGGGTTTGAGCATGGTGGCCTTGCACGTATTTCTGCAAGCCGCATAGGGCAGAAAAAAACACGCGAACTCTCCATATATGAGCAGGAGCGTTTAATCGAGGTAGATCTTCTTCGTCGCGGAATTACCGTTTATCGCCATGTATCGGGTACCGATGTTGATAAGGGACTCGGCTATAGGCAACAAACTATTATAGAGATTCCCGAACTTGTTAGCAGTGAAGAACCCCTCACCGCACAGTTCAATCAATTCCTGCGGGTGCTCAATGACAGCGAAGAAGCCTCACGGGAACGCAAAACCCTTCTCCCTGCCCACCAAGTTGTTGAACAGGTTACACGACAACGCCCGAACAGCACTAAGTGA
- a CDS encoding DegT/DnrJ/EryC1/StrS family aminotransferase, translated as MIPITTVQFGIEEEQRVLEVIRSGLIAQGPVVAEFEQRFAELCGTKHAIAVNNGTTALIAALQVLNLQPGDEVITSPFTFVATLNAIIEAGATAVFADIRDNDFNIDPTKVEALITERTRVIAPVHLYGQTADMNPLVEIANKHNLVLLEDTAQSHAARYHGKAAGSFGIGTFSFYATKNITTGEGGMITTNDDKIADSLRVLRNQGMRARYEYESVGNNYRLTDLQAALALPQLDRYSQTIKTRQENAAKLISGLRGVPGIKLPAQLPDREHVWHQFTVLITDETTITRDEFVVALREYGVGCGVYYPKVVFDYDSYRSHPLVRASAVPVATSVALQAVSLPVHAHLTDENIAEIVTTVRTVLGATS; from the coding sequence AGCGCTTTGCAGAGCTGTGCGGCACAAAACATGCGATCGCCGTTAATAACGGCACCACCGCCTTAATCGCAGCTCTTCAGGTACTAAACCTTCAGCCCGGTGACGAGGTTATTACCTCACCCTTCACCTTTGTGGCTACGCTCAACGCCATCATCGAGGCTGGAGCAACCGCGGTTTTTGCTGATATTCGCGACAACGACTTCAACATAGACCCCACCAAGGTAGAGGCCCTCATAACTGAACGCACCAGGGTTATTGCTCCCGTCCATCTCTACGGACAAACAGCCGACATGAATCCTTTGGTAGAGATAGCAAACAAGCACAACTTAGTGCTACTCGAAGACACCGCTCAGTCACACGCGGCCCGCTATCATGGTAAAGCAGCCGGGAGTTTTGGCATTGGTACGTTCTCGTTTTACGCGACTAAAAATATCACCACCGGAGAGGGGGGCATGATTACCACAAACGATGACAAGATCGCAGACAGCCTCCGTGTACTCCGTAACCAGGGCATGCGGGCACGATATGAATACGAATCGGTTGGTAACAACTATCGCCTCACCGACCTTCAAGCAGCGCTTGCCCTGCCACAACTTGACCGTTATAGTCAGACGATCAAAACTCGCCAGGAGAACGCAGCAAAACTCATCTCTGGCCTGCGCGGTGTACCCGGGATTAAACTTCCCGCCCAGCTACCCGATCGTGAACACGTCTGGCACCAATTCACAGTCCTAATCACTGACGAAACAACGATCACACGCGACGAGTTTGTCGTAGCGCTCAGAGAATACGGGGTCGGATGTGGAGTCTACTATCCCAAAGTGGTCTTTGACTACGATTCTTACCGCTCACACCCTCTTGTACGCGCTTCCGCTGTCCCCGTTGCCACCAGCGTCGCCCTCCAAGCGGTATCGCTTCCCGTTCACGCGCACCTTACCGATGAGAACATTGCCGAGATCGTCACTACCGTTCGCACTGTGCTGGGGGCTACCTCGTGA